Proteins from a single region of Flavobacterium sp. K5-23:
- a CDS encoding SDR family oxidoreductase, producing the protein MDRISILGCGWLGLPLAQVLIKNGYSVKGSTTSVEKLSTLEEIGINPFLLELDSENTPDTTSDFLEGSKTLIIAIPPKLRGKNKDYSDSNNNSFVNKITRLLPFIKQSTVENVLFISSTAVYGDANDLITEQSIPIPVTESGKQLLAIEQLLLVESHFKTTVLRFGGLIGKDRHPARFMAGKENLDNPEAPINLIHQEDCIGIILKILETNSWGKTFNAVTPFHPSREVYYTQKALENGLVPPKFNHENLSTGKTVLSDKLEKTLRYSFTVNPL; encoded by the coding sequence ATGGATCGAATTAGCATTTTGGGTTGTGGTTGGCTGGGACTTCCGTTGGCGCAGGTTTTGATAAAAAACGGCTATTCCGTTAAGGGTTCCACGACTTCAGTAGAGAAACTTTCCACGCTTGAAGAAATAGGAATCAACCCTTTTTTATTGGAGCTAGACAGCGAGAACACACCGGACACTACCTCTGATTTTTTAGAAGGAAGCAAAACACTTATTATAGCAATTCCGCCCAAATTAAGAGGGAAAAACAAAGATTATTCGGATTCCAATAACAATTCGTTTGTCAATAAAATAACCCGTCTACTGCCTTTCATAAAGCAATCTACTGTTGAAAATGTGCTTTTCATCAGTTCAACCGCAGTTTATGGCGATGCCAATGATCTAATTACAGAACAATCAATCCCAATTCCCGTTACCGAAAGTGGCAAACAATTATTGGCAATCGAGCAACTGTTACTGGTAGAGAGTCATTTTAAAACCACTGTATTGCGTTTTGGGGGTTTAATAGGCAAAGATCGTCACCCCGCTAGGTTTATGGCGGGAAAAGAGAATTTAGACAATCCTGAGGCGCCTATTAATCTCATTCATCAAGAGGATTGTATCGGGATTATTCTAAAAATATTGGAAACCAATTCTTGGGGAAAAACATTTAATGCAGTTACACCATTTCACCCTTCAAGAGAAGTTTATTATACTCAAAAAGCATTGGAAAACGGACTTGTTCCGCCAAAGTTCAATCACGAGAATCTTTCGACAGGAAAAACTGTCCTAAGTGATAAATTAGAAAAAACACTCCGCTATTCTTTTACTGTAAATCCTTTATAA
- a CDS encoding DMT family transporter translates to MKTKIQNAFSNKINSIGLPILALCWVSFFWGTTWIASKEGVRHMPALQLAGIRQFIGGMLYVSFFLFKKATWPKGKQWQTIIILSILNFVLSNGLSTWGVKYISSGLGAIIGAIFPLWIVIITFLGGERIARLAVIGLMISFGGICIVFYDHLSDFLNADFRFGILISIIATITWAFGTLYTKKKAPSFNPYFSIGLQMLISSMILITYTETTNTAVSLSAIPIQSWYAIAYLVIVGSVLTFIAFIYSLQKLPTELNSIYAYINPIVAVLLGAVIFNEELTKPIILGGAVTLCGLYMVNHSIRKTRKSLLEKKNQEEVKVKMMKI, encoded by the coding sequence GTGAAAACTAAAATTCAAAATGCCTTTTCAAATAAGATAAATTCCATTGGGCTGCCAATTCTAGCCTTATGCTGGGTAAGTTTTTTTTGGGGAACTACGTGGATTGCTTCCAAAGAGGGCGTACGACATATGCCAGCTTTACAACTTGCGGGAATTAGGCAATTTATAGGCGGAATGCTTTATGTTTCCTTCTTCTTGTTTAAAAAAGCAACTTGGCCAAAAGGCAAACAATGGCAAACAATCATAATTCTAAGCATTCTTAACTTTGTATTAAGCAATGGACTTAGTACTTGGGGAGTAAAATATATCAGTAGTGGACTGGGTGCTATCATTGGTGCCATTTTCCCTTTATGGATTGTCATTATCACTTTCCTTGGCGGGGAGAGAATCGCTAGATTAGCGGTTATTGGTTTAATGATTAGTTTTGGAGGAATTTGTATCGTATTCTATGATCATTTGTCTGACTTTTTAAATGCTGATTTTAGATTCGGGATTTTAATTTCAATTATAGCAACCATTACCTGGGCTTTTGGAACCTTATACACCAAGAAAAAAGCACCTAGTTTTAATCCCTATTTTAGTATTGGACTGCAAATGCTTATTTCAAGTATGATCCTTATTACCTATACCGAAACAACAAATACAGCTGTAAGCCTAAGTGCTATTCCAATACAATCTTGGTACGCCATCGCTTATTTGGTAATTGTAGGTTCTGTTTTAACTTTTATAGCTTTTATCTATTCTTTGCAAAAACTACCAACGGAATTAAACAGCATCTATGCTTACATCAACCCAATTGTGGCGGTACTTTTAGGCGCTGTTATTTTCAATGAAGAGCTTACAAAACCCATTATTTTAGGTGGAGCAGTTACCCTTTGCGGATTGTATATGGTCAATCATTCCATAAGGAAAACGAGAAAATCACTCTTGGAGAAGAAAAACCAAGAAGAAGTAAAAGTAAAAATGATGAAAATTTAG